The following proteins are co-located in the Manihot esculenta cultivar AM560-2 chromosome 7, M.esculenta_v8, whole genome shotgun sequence genome:
- the LOC122723984 gene encoding uncharacterized protein LOC122723984, translating into MENPKLPNVFSLESSITSANLKDFISRDYLDTPFYHIRAPCRNEMIVLPDPPPPSLVDPQKDLSLVFFIKQQEYGLNFPFTPFFNEVFRYFEITPRMLAPNSILFMCSFESVCLSWGFTPTAPSNVKMDQIKPPKNFTLSRESMNAALDALLAGRSVGETEAGSKRPLPSNAPVPVPKKSRASRHTAPALPPLEKEKTAVVPLLSAPDNDILNAEDITHQSPTSVVAEIIKERMFGGVTEASDPHLLALTSLLATSTREQAAFRSRPRRELGDTIREMLLMLMGLFTEVDARDHSLRESVDRRIEEARLEENLSATSNARGNLAAAREHSKSLQAELTYAKEALKRAEGRAAVAEISRDEALKQLSSLEEIRRERDEAMSQKEEVQHQHELLKVDFEGAQAHCEAVMAQQEEAWARMVVLEQELSKHADNVKGLTLAAEESKLQNQQLCQQVKVLEKRCSALLEDAKLAEDRVQLECEELLREYKGVSQAEERD; encoded by the exons ATGGAAAACCCAAAACTCCCCAACGTCTTTAGcctagagtctagcatcaccTCCGCTAATCTAAAAGATTTCATTTCTCGGGATTATTTGGACACTCCCTTCTACCATATTCGAGCTCCTTGCCGGAATGAGATGATCGTTCTTCCAGATCCTCCTCCGCCCAGCTTGGTGGATCCCCAAAAAGATCTCAGCTTAGTCTTTTTCATCAAGCAACAAGAGTACGGTCTAAACTTCCCCTTCACTCCTTTCTTCAATGAAGTCTTCCGGTACTTCGAGATAACCCCTCGAATGCTGGCTCCCAATTCCATCCTTTTCATGTGCTCTTTCGAGTCTGTCTGCCTGAGCTGGGGGTTTACACCCACGGCGC CTTCCAACGTCAAGATGGACCAAATTAAGCCTCCAAAGAACTTCACCTTGTCTCGTGAGAGCATGAACGCTGCTCTGGACGCCCTCTTAGCTGGGCGATCGGTGGGGGAAACG GAAGCTGGGAGCAAGCGTCCTCTTCCCTCTAATGCTCCTGTTCCAGTTCCCAAGAAGTCCCGGGCCTCCAGACATACGGCTCCAGCTTTGCCTCCGCTCGAGAAGGAAAAGACTGCGGTGGTGCCCCTGCTCTCTGCCCCTGATAATGACATTCTGAATGCAGAGGACATCACCCATCAGTCTCCGACGAGCGTGGTCGCGGAGATCATCAAGGAGCGGATGTTTGGTGGGGTCACGGAGGCTTCAGACCCCCACTTGCTTGCTCTTACTAGTCTTTTGGCCACTTCCACCAGAGAGCAGGCAGCGTTCCGGTCTCGTCCTCGAAGGGAGCTTGGAGACACtatcagggagatgcttctaATG CTGATGGGCCTCTTCACGGAGGTAGACGCCCGCGATCACTCTCTTCGGGAGTCCGTGGATCGCCGGATCGAGGAAGCGCGCCTGGAGGAGAACCTGTCTGCCACCAGCAATGCTAGGGGCAACCTTGCGGCAGCCCGGGAGCACTCGAAGTCCCTCCAGGCAGAGCTGACTTATGCGAAGGAGGCCCTCAAAAGGGCTGAGGGGAGGGCAGCTGTAGCTGAGATTAGTCGAGATGAAGcattgaagcagctgtcctccttgGAGGAGATTCGGCGGGAGAGGGACGAGGCGATGAGCCAGAAAGAGGAGGTCCAGCATCAGCACGAGTTGCTAAAGGTAGATTTTGAGGGGGCTCAGGCTCATTGTGAGGCTGTGATGGCCCAACAGGAGGAAGCCTGGGCTCGGATGGTTGTTCtggagcaggagctgagcaagcATGCTGACAATGTTAAAGGCTTGACCTTGGCGGCAGAGGAGTCTAAACTTCAAAATCAGCAACTCTGCCAACAAGTTAAAGTTTTGGAGAAGAGGTGCTCAGCCCTGCTCGAAGATGCAAAGCTCGCTGAAGACAGGGTCCAGCTGGAGTGTGAGGAGCTCCTGAGGGAGTACAAGGGAGTCAGCCAAGCTGAAGAAAGAGATtga
- the LOC110618588 gene encoding methylthioribose kinase, producing MAFSEFRPLDEQSLIEYIKATPVLSAKIGKNYDDLKIKEVGDGNLNFVYIVVGSAGSFVMKQALPYVRSIGESWPMTKERSYFEALALKEHGQLCPEHVPEVYHFDRTMSLIGMRYLEPPHIILRKGLVAGIEYPYLAEHMSDYMSRTLFYTSLLYRTTTQHKHDVAEFCGNVGLCRLTEQVIFSDPYKVSQYNHWTSPYLDDDAEAVREDNILKLEIAELKSKFCERAQALIHGDLHTSSVMVTPYSTQVIDPEFAFYGPMGFDLGAFIGNLILAYFAQDGHADPANDRKSYKEWILRTIEDSWNLFNKKFTALWNEHKDGPGEAYLPAIYNNPELQQLVQQKFMKDLFHDTLGFGAAKIIRRIFGVAHVEDFESIKEASKRAECERQALKFAKLLLKERRGFQSINDVVSAIRA from the exons ATGGCTTTCTCAGAGTTTAGGCCACTTGATGAACAATCTCTGATCGAGTACATCAAGGCCACGCCTGTATTATCCGCTAAGATTGGCAAAAATTACGATGACTTGAAAATCAAAGAAGTTGGAGATGGGAATCTCAACTTTGTGTACATCGTTGTTGGTTCAGCTGGCTCTTTTGTCATGAAGCAG GCTCTTCCTTATGTCCGTAGTATTGGAGAATCATGGCCCATGACTAAGGAAAGATCCTATTTTGAGGCTCTGGCACTTAAAGAGCATGGTCAGTTGTGCCCTGAACATGTCCCTGAAGTTTATCATTTTGATCGTACTATGTCTTTGATTGGCATGCGATATTTGGAGCCTCCACATATTATCCTAAGGAAAGGGTTGGTTGCTGGAATTGAGTATCCTTATCTGGCTGAACACATGTCAGATTACATGTCGAGAACTCTTTTTTACACATCCCTTTTGTATCGTACCACCACTCAGCACAAGCATGATG TTGCTGAATTCTGTGGGAATGTGGGGCTGTGCAGGCTTACTGAGCAAGTTATTTTTTCTGATCCATACAAAGTTTCTCAATATAACCACTGGACTTCTCCTTACCTTGATGATGATGCTGAGGCTGTCCGTGAGGATAATATTTTAAAGCTTGAAATTGCTGAATTGAAATCCAA GTTCTGTGAAAGAGCCCAAGCCTTAATACATGGAGATCTTCACACTAGTTCTGTCATGGTTACTCCTTATTCAACACAAGTTATAGATCCAGAATTTGCATTTTATGGACCAATGGGTTTTGATTTGGGAGCTTTTATTGGAAACTTGATTTTGGCATACTTTGCTCAAGATGGCCATGCTGATCCAGCAAATGACAGAAAA TCATATAAAGAGTGGATTCTGAGGACGATTGAAGATTCATGGAATCTTTTCAACAAAAAATTCACTGCACTTTGGAATGAGCACAAGGATGGACCTGGTGAAGCATATCTTCCAGCAATTTATAACAATCCTGAGCTTCAGCAGCTTGTGCAGCAAAAATTCATGAAAGATTTGTTCCATGACACCCTCGGATTTGGTGCAGCCAAAATTATTCG GAGAATTTTTGGTGTAGCCCATGTTGAGGATTTTGAGTCAATTAAAGAAGCAAGCAAACGAGCTGAATGTGAGCGGCAGGCTCTCAAGTTTGCAAAACTACTTCTGAAGGAAAGGAGGGGATTCCAGTCCATTAATGATGTTGTGTCAGCCATTAGGGCATAG